The following are from one region of the Juglans regia cultivar Chandler chromosome 10, Walnut 2.0, whole genome shotgun sequence genome:
- the LOC109015690 gene encoding BTB/POZ domain-containing protein At3g22104-like codes for MSLLHCPVKFMEMNNSISGINKLQEQTETSLREISYWTWSELLVALKRWQDLLTVESSSGVIQRCLDSLAGRLALATEASPCPSTSSQDSSGFRFSCDTKSTESLKTSLSRATWWFDDLLILSPFLVEMVVKSMVAQKLDHVIISRFLFYYQKSKFFAATPHERRKIIETVIETLYTLDGSSVSCKSLFWILRFSMTMNINKSTRNKLESMIGSRLDQSTLDNLLVPSAYGANYLYDVNLVLRLLKAFFRGGISRLSALPLKKVASLMDLYIAEVAPDPCLKPSKFQALAMALPDSARDSHDELYGAMDMYLQVHAGLSEEEKLKICCALNYEKLSADVCIHLAQNMNFPAKTVVQLLIYQQYQLKSLLHCTNNCRAYTDRFCTSTEVRSKGKKDEANGQVVLYDGKLDVSSDCGEFRAQLQGMQWRVMELEKACRKMQTQMAKVVKSRVSRHGHPRSLPRICS; via the exons ATGTCCCTCCTACATTGCCCCGTCAAGTTCATGGAAATGAACAATTCTATTTCTGGAATCAATAAATTACAAGAACAAACAGAGACATCACTTAGAGAGATCAGCTATTGGACATGGTCTGAGCTTTTGGTCGCATTGAAGAGATGGCAAGATTTACTTACCGTTGAAAGCTCTTCAGGTGTAATTCAGAGATGCTTGGATTCCCTTGCCGGGAGGCTGGCTTTGGCTACTGAAGCAAGTCCATGTCCATCCACTTCTTCCCAAGACAGCTCTGGGTTTCGGTTTTCTTGTGATACTAAGAGCACTGAGAGTTTAAAGACCAGTTTATCTCGAGCAACCTGGTGGTTTGATGATCTTCTGATCTTGAGTCCTTTTTTGGTTGAAATGGTGGTAAAATCTATGGTCGCACAAAAACTTGATCATGTAATCATTAGTAGGTTCCTTTTCTATTACCAGAAGTCAAAGTTCTTTGCTGCCACACCTCACGAGAGGCGGAAAATTATAGAAACTGTCATTGAAACGCTTTATACCCTTGACGGGAGCTCTGTTTCTTGCAAGAGTTTATTTTGGATTCTTCGATTTTCCATGACTATGAACATAAACAAAAGTACCAGGAACAAGTTGGAGAGTATGATTGGTTCACGGTTGGATCAATCAACATTAGATAATCTGCTTGTTCCTTCTGCATATGGAGCTAACTACTTATATGATGTGAATCTTGTTCTGAGGCTTTTGAAAGCGTTTTTTCGTGGAGGTATTTCTCGGTTATCTGCTCTCCCATTGAAGAAAGTTGCTAGCTTGATGGATTTGTATATAGCAGAAGTAGCCCCAGATCCTTGTTTAAAGCCTTCGAAGTTCCAGGCACTCGCCATGGCACTGCCAGATTCTGCTAGGGACTCTCATGATGAGCTTTATGGTGCTATGGACATGTATCTACAG GTGCATGCAGGATTGTCAGAAGAAGAGAAGTTGAAGATATGTTGTGCATTAAACTATGAGAAGCTGTCAGCTGACGTTTGCATACATCTTGCTCAGAACATGAACTTTCCAGCAAAAACTGTTGTCCAACTTCTCATTTATCAGCAATACCAACTCAAAAGCTTACTTCATTGTACCAACAATTGCAGAGCATACACAGATCGGTTCTGTACTTCTACTGAAGTCAGAAGCAAGGGAAAGAAAGATGAAGCCAATGGACAAGTTGTGCTCTATGATGGGAAACTTGATGTTTCGTCTGATTGTGGGGAATTCAGAGCACAATTGCAAGGAATGCAGTGGAGGGTTATGGAATTGGAGAAAGCTTGTAGGAAAATGCAAACTCAGATGGCAAAGGTCGTAAAATCTAGAGTATCAAGACATGGTCATCCAAGATCCTTGCCCAGGATTTGTTCATGA